The Terriglobus roseus region CAGGCCTTTGCGAATGCCGGAGAAGTGCTTCCGGCAGCCGAACGGAAGGCTCCGGGACTGTTCCTGCTGGACATCATGGTGCCTGGTGGCGATGGCCTGGATCTGTGCCGCCGTCTTCGCCTGAATCCTGCACTGAGCTCCATTCCAGTGATTTTCCTGACCGCGCTGGCTTCTGAGAGCGATCGTGTCCACGGTTTGGAATTGGGCGCAGATGACTACATCACCAAGCCCTTCAGCACGCGCGAGCTTCTGGCTCGTGTAAAGGCTGTACTGCGCCGCTTTGAGCGGCATGAGCCTGCGGAAACCATCCGCATGGGCGACATTGAGATTGATAGCGGCGCCATGCAGCTTCGCGTGCGCGGAGAAGTGGTCACCACCACCGCAACCGAGTTCCGCCTGCTGGATTATCTTGCACGTCATCCAGGACGCGTCTTCAGCCGCGACCAGTTGCTGGACGCCGTTTGGGGCGATGCTCGCTTCGTCACGCCGCGATCGGTTGACGTATACGTGCGCCGCATCCGCGAAAAGATTGAAGACGACGCCGAAGATCCGCGTTACCTGAAGACGATGCGCGGCGCGGGCTATCGCTTTGAGCGTCCGGACCGCATTGCGCAGACGCTGACTGTAGCCGCTGTCACGGAATAAGAACGTAGACTCCGTAAGTGACGCGTCCGTTGCACAATCCGCTGATAGCACTCTTGCTCGCTTTGCTGGCGGGTGTTGCGCTCCTGTTGTTGGTGGCGCAGCATCCCGGCTGGCAGTGGGCCGCTGTGACTCTCTTTGCTGTGATCCTTCTGCTTTGCGGCATGGCGGTACGAAGCGCAGTGCTGCGCCGTGCCGAGGCTGCAGCAAAGGCCATTGCGCAGATTGGTGCTGTACCCGCGCAACAGATCTCATCCGGCTCTGGCGAATCGGTTCGCATCTTGCAGCCGGTGTTTTCCGCAGTAAGAAGTTCTGCGGAAGCCGTCGATCGTGACCGCGAACGCCTTCTTGAAAGCCGTCACCAACTGGAAGTGCTTCTTGAGGGCATGCAGGACGCCGTGCTCGGCCTCGATACGGCTGGGCGAGTGCAATGGAGTAACTCCGCGATGCAGCGTCTTATGCAGCGTGAAGGACCGGGTGTTTCCGTTCGTCATGGACGCGCACTGGTACACACCTTCCGTGATCCCGCAGTACTCGCCTGTGTGCAGGGAACGCTCGACAACGGAACAACCCAGGAATGCCGTAGTGAACTCCTGCTGCATGGCAGCGTCTTTCATGTAACGGCCTCGCCGCTTCCTGGCGGGGGCGCAGTCGTGGTGTTACGCGACACCACACGCTTTGAAGCCGTAGAGCGGCAGCAACGCGACTTCGTAGCAAATGTGTCGCATGAACTACGCACCCCCCTCACTTCCATCGTTGGTTACGTGGAAACGGTTTTGGATACTGAACCGCTTTCGCCCGCTGCGAATGAATTTCTGGAAACAGTGCTGAAGAATGCGTCACGCATGCACCGCCTGACGGAAGACCTGTTGATGTTGGCAAAGGTCGAGCGCGGCGATGTGATTCTTGATCCTCTGCCCATTTCGGCGGAACTCCTCGTACGCGACGCTCTGCGCACAGTCTCCGGAGCGCCGTATGCCGAAGACGCGAAGCTCGAAATCGGCGAAGCCACAGAGCAGCGCGTCATGGCCGACGAACACGCGGTCCTTCAAGTGCTGGGCAATCTGTTGGAAAACGCCTTGAAGTATTCCTCCGGTATGGAGCGTATCCCGCATGTAGTCGTGAGCGCTCGCTCCCTTGAGGATTCGGTGCAGTTCTCTGTACGCGACTTCGGCCCCGGTATCGCGTCGGAACACCTGCCGCGTCTCTTTGAGCGTTTCTATCGCGTCGAAAAGGCGCGTTCGCGTGAAAAGGGTGGCACCGGCCTGGGCCTCTCCATTGCCAAACAGCTGATTGAGCAACATGGCGGTCGTATCTGGGTTGAGAGCGAATTAGGCAAGGGAAGCACCTTCCTGTTCACACTCCCGCTGGCCTCCTAAAAGATTGGGAGAATTGCCGTTAATTTTCTAAGCGCTCCCCGACGCGCATTGACACTGTGTTCATGCTTCTCGGGTACTCTTGATGCACGGATTCGTGTGCATTCCGTGGCGGGAGCAGAAGCGTGGGCGTTGCTATTGCCGTTGACAATTTGAACGCGTGGTACGGCAAGACTCACACGCTGAAGGGCATCACGCTGGAGATTGCGGCAAACTCCGCAACGGCGCTGATCGGACCCTCAGGGTGCGGCAAAAGCACGTTTGTACGCTGCCTGAATCGTCTCCATGAGACGGCCCCACATGCCCGCGTGGAAGGCACCATCCGCATTGGCGACGAAGACATCTATGACGACGCTTCGCCTGTCGAAGTGCGCCGCCGTGTCGGCATGGTGTTCCAGCGGCCCAACCCGTTTCCCACGATGTCCATCTATGAGAATGTGGCGGCTGGTCTGCGGCTGGGCGGCGTTGCCAAGCGCGCGGAACTGGATGAAGTTGTGGAGCGTTCGCTGCGGCAGGCTGCGTTGTGGGAAGAGGTAAAGGATCACCTCCGCACCAAGAGTGGCGCCAGTCTTTCTGGTGGTCAGCAGCAGCGTTTGTGCATTGCACGCGCTCTCGCGGTTGATCCCGAAGTGTTGCTGATGGATGAACCCGCCAGCGCGCTCGATCCTGTCTCCACGGGCAAGATTGAAGATTTGATCTTTGAGTTGAAGGACGATTACACCATCGTCATCGTCACACACAGCATGCAGCAGGCGGCGCGCGTGGCAGAGGATACCGGCTTCTTTCTTTCGGGGGAACTGGTCGAGTTCGACAAGACCGACCGCATCTTCACCAACCCACGCGACAAGCGAACCGAGGATTACATTACAGGGAGGTTCGGCTGACGATGCGTAAACGCTTTCATCAATCGCTGGACGAACTGAAGGAAAAACTGCTGGTCATGGCAGGCTTTGCGGAGCAGGCCATCCAGCGTTCCATTGAGGCATACCGCACACGCGACCCCGAATTGGTGGAGCTGGTGCGCCGCAGCGAACCTGCCATCAATCGGCTCGAACGCGAGATCGACTCCACCGCGCTAGACCTTCTCGCCATGGAACAACCCATGGCCGTGGACCTGCGCTTCATTCTGTCCGTCATCCGCATCAACGGTGACTTGGAACGTGTCGGCGATCTGGCAGTGAACATTGCTCTCCGCGCCGGAGAAACGAACGATCTGCAACCGGTGGATCTGCCGGTCGACATTCCTCGCATGGGAACGCTCGCCGCCGCAATGATTCGCAAGGCGCTGGAAGCGTTTATTGACGGCGACGCGCAGCTTGCCGAAAACGTCCTCGCACTGGATGACGAGGTAGACACGCTGAACTCTGCGGCCTTCCACGCTCTCTCCAACGTGATCCGCAACCAGCCGCAATACACTTCGCAGGCGCTGCACGCCATGCTGATTGCGCGCAATCTGGAGCGCGTAGGCGATCACGCCACTAACATCGCGGAAGATGTCATCTTCTGGGTAAAGGGACGCGACATTCGTCACGCAGCGCCCGCTGCATAAAAGAAATTAGTCCGTCTCAGGCCGTGATTGCAGTGGAATGTAAGGTCCGCGAGCAGAGGTGTGCGCATGACGCGTAATGTGCGGCGTCACCAGCACCACCAACTCACCAGTAGACTTACTGCCGTTCTTATTCGTGGTGCTCTGAAATCCCGGAAGTTCGCTTAAACCAGGAAGCCCGGTAACTGCGGCAATCTCCGTACTGGTGGTCTGGCTCATCATCATCACCGTATCGCCGTCGTGCACGGTCAGATCCGACGAGAACTGCCGACTCGCCAGAATCGGAATGCCGTTGAGTGACGTTCCGGCAAGCGCGGTGATCTTGATATCGAGATGCGTGGAGATGTCTCCCGTCCATTGAATCTTGGGATTCGCAGTGAGCGTGATGCCCAGATCCTCGTACTGCACCTGCGGGATAACGGAACCGTTGCTGATGGAACTGGATCCGGTGTACTGCGCCAGCAAACTGGCAAGACTCACGCCGTTCACGGATGTATTGGCGGCGGATGTGCTGCTGGCAATGTCGCTGTAAAGCGATGTCTGGATGGGATAACGCATGCCAGCTTTAAAGATGGCGTTCTGCATGTTTCCCGCGCGTATCTGCACATCTTCCAGCGTGCGAGCGTCGCTGGTGCTAAGAGCAAGATTGAACGTAGGAGAGTTCGCCGTTGTCACGCCAGTCGTCGTCGATCCACCGCCAAACACAAAGAACGTGTTCGTCAGGTTAGTGGAGCCGCTGACACCGGCCACGAATACAAGGTACGCGGCGATCTCCACATTGCTTGTGCCGGACGGAATCACGCCATTCGCAATGAGCTGTTCCACCAGCGAACTATTTGAGGAGATGATGTTCTGCGCTTCCGTGGCCAGGTTGTAAGCGGTGAACGAACTTGGCAGCACCACGCCCAGATTCCGCATGCGCGAATGGTCCACGGAGTAGACCTTCACATCAAATACAACGTCGCTCTGGCCGCCCATCAGGTCGGTGAAAATGCGTTCGGCAGCATCGGCAAGGTCCGCAGGACCACGCACAACAATGGCGTTCTGTCCCGCATCCACAGTGACCTTATCCAGCTTAAGGATGGTCTGCGCAATGCTCACGAAATCCTTGAGCTGATCGGCTGCATATCCAGGAAAGAAATAGGCTTCCTCTACCAGGCGTTCAAGCCGTTGATGGTTCGTCTGGGTGTCCTGAGCCAGGAAGATCGTGTTTTCATCCAGTGGTACAAACATGGTGTCACTGGCCAACCCCAGCACCTGCATGGCTTCGGCGAAGTTCGCGTCGTCGACATCGATGCGGTAGTCCTTCGTCTGCAGGTCCGGATCAAGCACCACCCGCAGGCCATAATCGCGCGCTACCGTTTCTGCCAACGTCTGGAGGTTGCCACGCTGGTGATAGCTGTGCCGCGAAGCATTGTGAAGCAGCGTAATGCTGCTGGCCAGCCGCTCAGTGCGAATGGGATGAAGGTCGACAGGCGGAGCGTGTTGCACAACCGCAGGATTCGTCGCATCCAGAGACCGTGCCTGTGCCACCAGCGCATCCGCAGCGGCAGGATTCGTAGTTCGCTCTTTCGCAGCTTCGTGAAGCAGGTCGGTCAGGCGATGTTCGCGTGACAGTAGCAATGCCTGCAGGTACTCGCTGCGTAGGGGATTGCGCGCAACGGCCTGCGCAAAGAGTTTCTCAGCTTGCGGTAAGTGCCCATCCTGCAGTTCCTTGGCCCCGGCAAGATACGCATTCTCAGCTGCATCACGATCCTTTTGCGACGGCTCTTTCGGCTTTCTCGCTGCGGGTTCCTGAGAGTCAGGAGGAAGATTCGGGGTCCGCTGCGCAAGCACGGCGGGGGCGCAAAAGGGCGCAACAGCGCAAACGCCTGCCAGCAGACCGCCAGAAATCAGCTTGGATGCAGTGACCACTGCTTGGTTAGACGCAGCTCAACGAACGCGGGCGATCGTCTGCAGCCGCGGCGTTCCTGCTGCGCGCTCGCTGCGTGCCGGACGCTTCAAGCCGTTGCGAATCTGCGCGGTGTCCATGTTCAGCTCCGCCAGCGTACGGCTCAGCGTGTTGCGGTGCATGCCCAATTCTTCAGCGCTCTTGCACTGGTTGCCGCGGTGATTGATGAGTACCTGAAGAAGGTAACGGCGCTTGAATTCGCGGACAGCGTCCTCATAGGAAATGCCATCGGCGTGCATTTGTGCCACCAGTGCGTCCAGTTCGCGCTTCACTCGTACTTACCTCGCTCAGATGGCATGGTGCGGACTACAGCAGGCGTCCACTCGTCTGCAGCCGTCCTGGCATGGGTCAGCCAATCGGTTGCGGAGAGTCGTCTGCCAAAGTCACGCGGCACAACGAAGGATATCCCATGTGCGGCCGGAAGCAAATAGGGAAGCAAAAGAGATGTTTGTGCCGCAGGTACGCTCCCCAGAAACGGAGCTACCGGCAACAGCGCCGCTGCCAGTAGTAAAACACCCCTGGCAAAGCCAAAACAGGCCCCACCCAGCCGGTCCAGAAAGCCAAGACCCACCGCTGAACACGCCCCCCGCAGCGCCCGTCCCACCAGCGCGGCCACCACGATTACCCCCACCAAAATCAGCACAAACGCCGCCACTTCGGCCAAAGACGACTGCGTGACCCAGCGATGGAGCCACCCCGCCAGCCGGTGGCAGTACCAGAACGCCAACAGCACCCCAGCCAGAATCCCCACCAGCGAAACGACGGACCGGATCAATCCGCGCAGGAACGCCATCACGGTCGAAATCACCAGCACTAGCGCAATGCACCAGTCCAATGGGTTCATGTGTCCCAGTCCAGCCGCCGCGCCATGGAGAGCTTCGTTCATCGTTATTCCGGCAGCTTTGCCTTGCCCGTAAGCTGCATGAAGGCCTGCAGATACTTCAAACGCGTCTCGGTCACAACTTCCTCCGGCAACGACGGCGCAGGAGGCTGCTTGTCCCAGTGAATCTCTTCCAGGTAGTCGCGGACGTACTGCTTGTCGAACGAAGGCTGCGCTCCACCCGGCGCATAACCACTGGCCAGCCAGTAGCGCGACGAATCCGGAGTCAAGACTTCATCGGCCAGCACCAGCATGTCGCTGCCATCCTTGGCAGGAACAAAGCCAAACTCAAACTTTGTATCCGCAAGGATCAGGCCTTTGCTCTCCGCGTACTTGGCAGCGGTGCTGTAGATGGAAAGCGTCAGCGTCCGCAGAGTCTCGGCCAATTCGCCGCCAACGGTTGCCACCACCTGATCAAAGCCGATGTTCTCATCGTGCCCGGTATGGTTCTTTGCTGCGGGCGTGAAGATCGGCGTCGGCAGGCGATCACTCTCGCGGAGTCCCGCAGGCAGCGGAATCCCGCATACCTCGCCGGTACGCTGATAATCCTTCCATCCCGATCCGGAAAGGAAGCCACGCGCCACACACTCCACCTGCACCATCTTTGCTTTGTGCACGATCATGCTGCGGCCACGGAGATAGTTGCTGTACTGCTGCAGGTCAGCGGGATAGTCGCGCACGTCGGCCGTCAGCAGATGGTTCGGCACCAGGTTGCGTAGATAGTCGAACCAGAAAAGGGAAATCTGCGTAAGCACCTTACCCTTATCCGGGATCATGCTGCCCAGCACGTGATCAAACGCAGAGATGCGGTCGCTGGCAACAAAGAGCAGCCGGTCCGGTCCGGCCTCATACAGGTCGCGCACCTTACCGCTCAGAATCGGTTTCCGGTCACCCAGTGGCATTTCACTCATACACACCAGTTCATCACTTTGGCGCAACAAGGGAAAGCCCCGTCTGCTGAGGCTCGGGGAAATGAACCAGAATTGTTACTTGCCCAGTTCCTCTTCCATGTTGTCCACCATGCGTTGCAAAAGCTGCTGCAATGTGTCCACTTCTGCCTTGGTGAACCCTTGCAATGAGATCTGACGACCTTCCATCAGAACATCGCGTGCCGCTTCAGAGCGCTTGAGTGCTCGCAGAGTGATTGAAATCAGGCTGCTGCGGCCATCTTTCGGGTCGGGTTTTCGAACAATCAGGCCATCGCGCTCCATGCGGTTCAGAAGCTGCGCCATGGTGGGCTGCTCCACATGCAGCAGTGTGGCCAGTTCTCGCTGCGACAGCGGGCCTCGTTGTTGCAATGCTCCAAACACCGGCACCTGAGCCACAGCCAGACCCATTTCCTGCAGACGCGGTTCCAGCCAGCGATTGCTCATGCGCGCCATGCGTTGGATGAGTTGACCGGGGCCCGGAGAAAATTGCGTATCCATGAATCGTTTCCTGAATACACATAGTATCCTATGTATAATGAATAGGAGGCTATGTAAATGAATGCACGCATTGCAATCGTCGGTGGAGGACCCGGAGGGTTAACACTGGCACGCATCCTCCATCAACACGGCAGGGAAGTCACCGTACTGGAACGCGAAGCCTCCTTTGTTTACCGGCCTCAGGGCGGCTCACTGGATATCCACGCGGACAGCGGCCAGATCGCACTGGCAAAAGCTGGGTTGACGGGGGAGTTTCAGAGCATCGCGCGTCATCAGGATCAGCAGATGCGGCTATATGACAGTGAATGCACGCTGCGCCTGCTGGATGAAAGTTCCGAAGGCGAAAGGCCCGAGGTGGATCGCGGCCATCTGCGGCAGATGCTGCTCGATTCCTTGCCGCATGGAGTAGTGCGTTGGAATCAGCATGTGACGTCTGTAGAGGCGCAACCGGATGGAACTTGTGATGTCATTTTTGCGGATGGAAAACGAGCGCGCTACGACCTGGTGGTGGGCGCCGATGGCACTTGGTCAAAGGTGCGGCCTGCACTCTCATCTGCGCGTCCGGAATACAGCGGTATCGTCTTTGTCGAACTCGGCATTCACGATGTGGACCGGCGTCATCCTGCTATCGCGAAACTTGTTGGGCATGGCATGACGTTTTCTCTCGGCGACAGCATGGGCCTGATGATGCATCGCGACGCGAACGCACACATCGGTTTCTATGCAGCGTTTCACGGCCCCGTCGATGTCTATGCGGGAAAAACAGAGTCTCAAATTCGCGCAGAATTGCTTCAAAAGTTCTCCGGATGGGGCAGCAATCTGACCAGCCTGATCGCCAAGAGCGATGACGTGGTTGGCGCACGTGGAATCTACTGGCTATCGCCGGGACATCGCTGGAAACATGTGCCAGGCATCACGTTGATCGGAGACGCCGCCCATGTGATGAGTCCCTTTGGCGGCGACGGTGCGAACTTTGCGCTGCAGGATGCGGGTGAGCTTGCCGACGTTCTACTTCAGAAGGATTGGAGGGATCAGCTTTCGGTCTTTGAAGAGGCTATGGCAAAACGCTGCGAAGGCCCGGCCGCGGCAGCAAATGCGGCCATCCTGAAAGCGTTTTCTCCAGATGGATTCACGCATAGCTTCAACATGATGCGGCAGCTTATCCCAAAGGCAAGAGCGTTTCCTGCAAAGTCATAACGCGGTGATACGCATCAGTTTGAAGGGGCCCAGCTTTAGCCGGGCCCCTTCGATGTTTTGGTTTCTGTAGTGGATGGAACTTACGCTACCGCTCGCCGTTCCGCCTTGTTCATGTTTACGCTCACGATCTTGCTCACACCGGGCTCCTGCATGGTGACGCCGTAGATCAGGTCGGCTTCACTCATGGTGCGCTTGTGGTGAGTAATGACCACGAACTGCGTTTCCTTACTCATTTCGTGGATCAGGCGTGCGAATCGGCCCACGTTCGTTTCGTCCAGCGGTGCATCGACTTCGTCCAGCACGCAGAACGGGCTGGGCTGGAACTGGAAGATACCAACCAGCAGCGACAGGGCAGTGAGCGCCTTTTCTCCACCGGAGAGCAGCAGCACGTTCTGCAGCTTCTTGCCCGGAGGCGATGCGATCAGGTCGATACCGCTCTCTGCCGAATTCGATTCGTCAGTGAGCTTCATCAGCGCCTGTCCGCCACCAAACAGCTTCACAAACATGTCGGAGAAGTTCTTGTTGATGATGGCGAACGCCTCATCGAACTTCGTCTTGCTGATCTCGTCAATTTCCTTGATGGAGTTCTGCGTGTTGTCGATGGCGTCCAGCAAGTCTTTGCGCTGAGTCTCAAGGAATCCATGGCGCTGCTCGGCTTCAGCAAACTCTTCCAGCGCCATCATGTTCACCGGACCCATCGCTTCCAGCTTGCCCTTCAGCGTGCGCGTCTCTTCTTCGGCCGTGTCAAGCGCCTCTGCGTTGATGGCCTCAATCGTCGTGTCTGCACGCAGTTCGTCTGCAGGCACATTCAGGTCGTTCAACGACTGCGCTTCCAGATGTTCAATCTCGCTGGAAAGGCGTGCAATCTTGGCCTGCAACGTAGCGCGTTGTTCACGCAGACCTTCAATCTCCGTACGCAGCGTGCGAAGCGTGTTGTTCTTCTCTGCAATCTGCGCGCGTAGAGCAGATGCTTCGGCGGTCAGGCGATTGGCCTCTGCGTTCAGTTGCTCGCGCTGTGCCGTCAACTCTTCCTGCTGAGCCTGTAACGCAACGGTCTCTTCTTCACGACGAGCCTGTTCCGCTGTGGCGCCTGCATTCTGTCCTTCCAGATGATGAATGCGCTGCTGCGTAGTGTTGCGCATGCGCTCATTCTGCTCGAAGTTTGAAGACGCATTGCGGCGACGCTCTTCCAGTCCCGCAAGTGCGGCAGCAGCAGCGGCTGCGGCAGACTGCGCCTCTTCACGCGCACGACGCAGATCATCCGTACGCAGCATCGCTTCGTTGATGCGTACTTCAATCGCTTCGCGCTCGGCGGTCAACTGCGCGGCCTCAGCCTGCTTGCGTTCAATCAATTCCTGACGCTGCGTCCGCGCATCGCGATTGCGTTCTGTGTGCAGCGACCAATCCGCAAGACGACGTTCAATGCGCGCCGCTTCCGATTCCATCTGGCGCAGGGCAGCGCCACTGTTAGCGGCTTCACGCTCGGCATCGCGGCGTTCGTTGCTCTTCACTTCAATGGTCTGCTGCAGTTCCTGAATATCGCGCGTCAATCCCGCAACACCGACTTCGCTTTGCGACAACTCTGCCTGAACCGATTCCAGCTTCGTCTGGATCTCACGCAGTTCGCGCTTCAGAGCCAATGGACCTTCCGCGCGCGCCTTACCGCCGGTGACGGTCACGTTGTGGAACGTTTCGCCCGAAGGAGCGAGGAAGAACGCTTCAGGATTCTGCACGGCAAGTTCGCGTGCAGTGTCGGTGTCAGGAGCGATGTATCCCTCGCGCAGCTTCGGCAGAATCACTTCCAGCGAACGTCCGAAGCCATTCAGTACCTTGATGCAATCCTTCAGCGGACGCGCTCCACGAAGGTCGCTACCTACACGGCTTGCCATGCCTCCGGTG contains the following coding sequences:
- a CDS encoding FAD-dependent oxidoreductase, which gives rise to MNARIAIVGGGPGGLTLARILHQHGREVTVLEREASFVYRPQGGSLDIHADSGQIALAKAGLTGEFQSIARHQDQQMRLYDSECTLRLLDESSEGERPEVDRGHLRQMLLDSLPHGVVRWNQHVTSVEAQPDGTCDVIFADGKRARYDLVVGADGTWSKVRPALSSARPEYSGIVFVELGIHDVDRRHPAIAKLVGHGMTFSLGDSMGLMMHRDANAHIGFYAAFHGPVDVYAGKTESQIRAELLQKFSGWGSNLTSLIAKSDDVVGARGIYWLSPGHRWKHVPGITLIGDAAHVMSPFGGDGANFALQDAGELADVLLQKDWRDQLSVFEEAMAKRCEGPAAAANAAILKAFSPDGFTHSFNMMRQLIPKARAFPAKS
- a CDS encoding helix-turn-helix domain-containing protein; translation: MKRELDALVAQMHADGISYEDAVREFKRRYLLQVLINHRGNQCKSAEELGMHRNTLSRTLAELNMDTAQIRNGLKRPARSERAAGTPRLQTIARVR
- a CDS encoding CvpA family protein, whose amino-acid sequence is MNEALHGAAAGLGHMNPLDWCIALVLVISTVMAFLRGLIRSVVSLVGILAGVLLAFWYCHRLAGWLHRWVTQSSLAEVAAFVLILVGVIVVAALVGRALRGACSAVGLGFLDRLGGACFGFARGVLLLAAALLPVAPFLGSVPAAQTSLLLPYLLPAAHGISFVVPRDFGRRLSATDWLTHARTAADEWTPAVVRTMPSERGKYE
- the pstB gene encoding phosphate ABC transporter ATP-binding protein PstB, translated to MGVAIAVDNLNAWYGKTHTLKGITLEIAANSATALIGPSGCGKSTFVRCLNRLHETAPHARVEGTIRIGDEDIYDDASPVEVRRRVGMVFQRPNPFPTMSIYENVAAGLRLGGVAKRAELDEVVERSLRQAALWEEVKDHLRTKSGASLSGGQQQRLCIARALAVDPEVLLMDEPASALDPVSTGKIEDLIFELKDDYTIVIVTHSMQQAARVAEDTGFFLSGELVEFDKTDRIFTNPRDKRTEDYITGRFG
- a CDS encoding type II secretion system protein GspD, whose translation is MVTASKLISGGLLAGVCAVAPFCAPAVLAQRTPNLPPDSQEPAARKPKEPSQKDRDAAENAYLAGAKELQDGHLPQAEKLFAQAVARNPLRSEYLQALLLSREHRLTDLLHEAAKERTTNPAAADALVAQARSLDATNPAVVQHAPPVDLHPIRTERLASSITLLHNASRHSYHQRGNLQTLAETVARDYGLRVVLDPDLQTKDYRIDVDDANFAEAMQVLGLASDTMFVPLDENTIFLAQDTQTNHQRLERLVEEAYFFPGYAADQLKDFVSIAQTILKLDKVTVDAGQNAIVVRGPADLADAAERIFTDLMGGQSDVVFDVKVYSVDHSRMRNLGVVLPSSFTAYNLATEAQNIISSNSSLVEQLIANGVIPSGTSNVEIAAYLVFVAGVSGSTNLTNTFFVFGGGSTTTGVTTANSPTFNLALSTSDARTLEDVQIRAGNMQNAIFKAGMRYPIQTSLYSDIASSTSAANTSVNGVSLASLLAQYTGSSSISNGSVIPQVQYEDLGITLTANPKIQWTGDISTHLDIKITALAGTSLNGIPILASRQFSSDLTVHDGDTVMMMSQTTSTEIAAVTGLPGLSELPGFQSTTNKNGSKSTGELVVLVTPHITRHAHTSARGPYIPLQSRPETD
- the phoU gene encoding phosphate signaling complex protein PhoU, translated to MRKRFHQSLDELKEKLLVMAGFAEQAIQRSIEAYRTRDPELVELVRRSEPAINRLEREIDSTALDLLAMEQPMAVDLRFILSVIRINGDLERVGDLAVNIALRAGETNDLQPVDLPVDIPRMGTLAAAMIRKALEAFIDGDAQLAENVLALDDEVDTLNSAAFHALSNVIRNQPQYTSQALHAMLIARNLERVGDHATNIAEDVIFWVKGRDIRHAAPAA
- a CDS encoding sensor histidine kinase, translating into MTRPLHNPLIALLLALLAGVALLLLVAQHPGWQWAAVTLFAVILLLCGMAVRSAVLRRAEAAAKAIAQIGAVPAQQISSGSGESVRILQPVFSAVRSSAEAVDRDRERLLESRHQLEVLLEGMQDAVLGLDTAGRVQWSNSAMQRLMQREGPGVSVRHGRALVHTFRDPAVLACVQGTLDNGTTQECRSELLLHGSVFHVTASPLPGGGAVVVLRDTTRFEAVERQQRDFVANVSHELRTPLTSIVGYVETVLDTEPLSPAANEFLETVLKNASRMHRLTEDLLMLAKVERGDVILDPLPISAELLVRDALRTVSGAPYAEDAKLEIGEATEQRVMADEHAVLQVLGNLLENALKYSSGMERIPHVVVSARSLEDSVQFSVRDFGPGIASEHLPRLFERFYRVEKARSREKGGTGLGLSIAKQLIEQHGGRIWVESELGKGSTFLFTLPLAS
- a CDS encoding phosphoribosylaminoimidazolesuccinocarboxamide synthase; protein product: MPLGDRKPILSGKVRDLYEAGPDRLLFVASDRISAFDHVLGSMIPDKGKVLTQISLFWFDYLRNLVPNHLLTADVRDYPADLQQYSNYLRGRSMIVHKAKMVQVECVARGFLSGSGWKDYQRTGEVCGIPLPAGLRESDRLPTPIFTPAAKNHTGHDENIGFDQVVATVGGELAETLRTLTLSIYSTAAKYAESKGLILADTKFEFGFVPAKDGSDMLVLADEVLTPDSSRYWLASGYAPGGAQPSFDKQYVRDYLEEIHWDKQPPAPSLPEEVVTETRLKYLQAFMQLTGKAKLPE
- a CDS encoding MarR family winged helix-turn-helix transcriptional regulator, translating into MDTQFSPGPGQLIQRMARMSNRWLEPRLQEMGLAVAQVPVFGALQQRGPLSQRELATLLHVEQPTMAQLLNRMERDGLIVRKPDPKDGRSSLISITLRALKRSEAARDVLMEGRQISLQGFTKAEVDTLQQLLQRMVDNMEEELGK
- a CDS encoding winged helix-turn-helix domain-containing protein; translation: MSQTIFLLEDDADISRLVRYQLEANGFIVQAFANAGEVLPAAERKAPGLFLLDIMVPGGDGLDLCRRLRLNPALSSIPVIFLTALASESDRVHGLELGADDYITKPFSTRELLARVKAVLRRFERHEPAETIRMGDIEIDSGAMQLRVRGEVVTTTATEFRLLDYLARHPGRVFSRDQLLDAVWGDARFVTPRSVDVYVRRIREKIEDDAEDPRYLKTMRGAGYRFERPDRIAQTLTVAAVTE